The Neochlamydia sp. S13 genome has a segment encoding these proteins:
- a CDS encoding nicotinate phosphoribosyltransferase: protein MGLQLYNQSVGLFTDLYQLSMSYGYWKAGLEHKEAVFQLFFRRAPFQGGFTITAGLEAAINFIENFHFDSSDLSYLASLENPEGTPAFPNDFLEYLSNMKFSCHLDAIPEGTIVFPYEPLLRIQGPLIQCQILESPLLNLINFPTLIATKAARVRVAAQSDQVLEFGLRRAQGFDGSLTASRAAYIGGCNATSNVLAGKLFGIPVKGTHSHSWVMVFDDELESFKTLAQTMPANSLFLVDTYDSVEGVKKAIQVGQWLKSQGKIFHGIRLDSGDLAYLSHTSRKMLDEAGFPQAVIVASNELDETQISELKYQKAPIGVWGVGTKLVTSHDCPALDGVYKLSALRDPEGPWKYKLKLSEQMIKISNPGILQVRRFRNTSSSPIADMIYDINMPVSPEPCLINLNDSTEQIVLKKELQSEELLVPIFRQGKCVYPLPNLEKIRERTLKELEKFPKNSKLLKHPCPYLVGMEKSLHAYKSQVVNHIRPQICPSSFFTKKGMKEE, encoded by the coding sequence ATAGGTTTGCAATTGTATAATCAATCTGTTGGCTTATTCACAGATCTATATCAGCTATCTATGTCTTATGGATATTGGAAAGCGGGTTTGGAGCATAAAGAAGCCGTATTTCAACTGTTTTTTCGCCGTGCTCCTTTCCAGGGGGGATTTACTATTACAGCAGGGCTTGAAGCCGCCATTAATTTTATAGAAAATTTTCACTTTGATTCTAGCGATCTAAGCTATTTAGCAAGCTTAGAAAACCCTGAGGGAACGCCTGCTTTTCCAAATGACTTTCTAGAGTATTTATCTAATATGAAGTTTTCTTGTCATTTAGATGCAATACCAGAAGGGACTATTGTTTTTCCCTATGAGCCTTTATTGCGCATTCAAGGCCCTTTAATTCAATGCCAAATCTTAGAAAGTCCCTTACTAAATTTAATTAATTTTCCTACTTTAATAGCAACTAAGGCCGCTCGAGTGCGTGTTGCTGCGCAAAGTGACCAAGTGTTAGAATTTGGCTTAAGGCGAGCTCAAGGCTTTGATGGCAGCCTTACAGCTAGCCGAGCAGCTTATATAGGGGGATGTAATGCAACTTCCAATGTTTTAGCAGGAAAATTATTTGGCATACCGGTTAAAGGCACTCATTCTCATAGCTGGGTAATGGTATTTGATGATGAATTAGAATCTTTTAAGACTCTTGCCCAAACTATGCCCGCTAATAGCCTTTTTCTTGTAGATACTTATGATAGCGTTGAAGGAGTAAAAAAAGCTATACAAGTAGGTCAGTGGCTAAAGAGCCAAGGTAAAATCTTTCATGGCATACGCCTGGATTCAGGCGATTTAGCTTATTTAAGTCATACAAGCCGAAAAATGCTAGATGAAGCCGGGTTCCCTCAGGCAGTCATTGTAGCAAGTAATGAATTAGATGAAACCCAGATTAGTGAGCTTAAATATCAAAAAGCTCCCATAGGGGTATGGGGAGTAGGCACCAAATTAGTTACTTCTCACGATTGCCCGGCGCTAGATGGTGTTTATAAGCTGTCGGCTTTGCGCGATCCTGAGGGGCCTTGGAAATATAAATTAAAATTATCCGAACAGATGATAAAAATTTCTAATCCTGGGATTTTGCAAGTGCGCCGTTTTCGCAATACAAGTTCTTCTCCTATTGCTGATATGATTTATGATATAAATATGCCTGTGAGCCCTGAACCTTGCCTTATTAACCTTAATGATTCGACCGAACAAATTGTTCTAAAAAAGGAATTGCAAAGTGAAGAGCTGTTAGTCCCTATTTTCCGCCAAGGAAAATGTGTATATCCATTGCCTAATCTAGAGAAAATTCGTGAAAGAACTCTTAAAGAACTCGAAAAGTTTCCTAAAAATTCTAAGCTTTTAAAACACCCTTGTCCTTACCTGGTAGGCATGGAGAAATCTCTACATGCTTACAAAAGCCAAGTAGTTAATCACATACGCCCCCAAATTTGCCCAAGCTCTTTCTTTACTAAAAAGGGTATGAAGGAAGAATAA
- the lepB gene encoding signal peptidase I has protein sequence MKIYTLSKSRSILVAGCKRYKRKYKALALEQKATLENLLENLDQAILQKNKEEASKLARILETYNQVTLKKSLFEYLREFGVVIIIALFMATLLRQLVFEAYEIPTGSMRPTFREQDNVLVSKTSFGINTPFTTGHLYFDPSLVQRTGIVIFSGDNIDLPDTDSHYLWLFPYKKRYIKRCMAKPGDTVYFYGGKIYGMDKNKEDQAELRNSPWIKDLSYIPFFYLEGLVTRPRKNQFVFNQMHQSIGRMTIIPSNQVMGEIYNGKEWIKDEPLASVIPHQEIKTYSDFWGFRNFALSRLLNQQQLADQKLFNQDEVSPGLLYLEMRHTPCLNYPETLFQQSRLGIKPLVGAFTTLIPLSQNHIDTLMNTMYTARFVVREGRASRYSYNSSSLAKDSPLMPTIPDGTYEFYNGIAYQIGLASLAWELPRNHPIYSRNPAHVQLLYNLGMEMSTHYEPTAANQFLYPARYAYFRDGALCTLGAPIFMPEDPYLLDFNENEKRREEKAPKNAPYIAFKDHGAPLKEDGSLDKDFIETFGLKIPEGYYLTLGDNHAMSADSRVFGFVPEANLQGAPDWIIWPPGPRWGTPPQKPYPWFNIPRLIVWTVLSLISIIWYMLRSYRLKRPLFKRL, from the coding sequence ATGAAAATTTATACTCTTAGCAAATCCCGCTCCATTCTTGTGGCCGGCTGTAAACGCTATAAAAGAAAATATAAGGCCTTAGCTTTAGAGCAAAAAGCTACTCTAGAAAACCTTTTAGAGAATTTGGATCAAGCCATTCTTCAAAAAAATAAAGAAGAAGCTAGTAAATTAGCACGTATCCTAGAAACGTATAACCAAGTAACTTTAAAAAAATCCTTATTTGAATACCTCCGAGAATTTGGCGTAGTTATCATCATCGCCCTATTTATGGCAACCCTTTTACGTCAGCTAGTATTTGAAGCCTATGAAATACCCACAGGTTCGATGAGACCTACTTTCCGAGAACAAGATAACGTGTTAGTTAGCAAAACAAGTTTTGGTATTAACACCCCTTTTACGACAGGTCACCTCTATTTTGATCCTTCTCTTGTACAAAGAACCGGGATTGTAATTTTTTCAGGGGATAATATTGATTTGCCGGATACTGACTCTCACTACTTATGGCTTTTTCCTTATAAAAAACGCTATATTAAACGCTGTATGGCTAAGCCTGGAGATACGGTTTATTTTTATGGCGGTAAGATTTACGGAATGGATAAGAATAAAGAAGATCAGGCCGAGCTACGTAATAGCCCTTGGATAAAAGATTTAAGTTATATTCCTTTTTTTTACCTAGAAGGTCTAGTAACGCGTCCGAGAAAAAATCAATTCGTTTTTAATCAAATGCACCAATCCATTGGCCGTATGACTATCATCCCTTCCAATCAGGTAATGGGTGAAATATACAATGGCAAGGAATGGATTAAAGATGAGCCCCTGGCTTCTGTCATACCTCATCAGGAGATCAAAACCTACAGTGATTTTTGGGGGTTTCGCAATTTTGCGCTTTCTCGTCTTCTAAATCAACAGCAGCTAGCAGATCAAAAGTTGTTTAATCAAGATGAAGTTAGCCCAGGCCTTCTTTATTTAGAAATGCGGCATACTCCTTGCCTTAATTACCCAGAAACGCTTTTCCAGCAAAGTCGATTGGGTATTAAGCCACTGGTAGGTGCTTTTACCACACTCATTCCTTTATCTCAAAACCATATCGATACCTTAATGAACACTATGTATACGGCTCGTTTTGTGGTGCGGGAAGGACGTGCTTCACGCTATAGCTACAATTCTTCTAGCTTAGCCAAGGATAGTCCTTTAATGCCGACAATCCCCGACGGCACTTATGAATTCTACAATGGTATCGCCTATCAAATAGGCCTTGCAAGTCTGGCTTGGGAACTTCCTAGAAACCACCCTATTTATAGTCGGAATCCTGCTCATGTTCAGCTGCTATACAATCTTGGCATGGAAATGAGCACTCATTATGAACCTACAGCTGCTAACCAATTTTTATATCCTGCACGTTATGCCTATTTTAGGGACGGAGCATTATGCACCTTAGGCGCGCCAATTTTTATGCCAGAAGATCCTTATCTTCTTGACTTTAACGAAAATGAGAAGAGGCGAGAAGAGAAAGCTCCAAAAAATGCACCCTATATTGCTTTTAAGGACCATGGAGCTCCTTTAAAAGAAGATGGCTCTTTAGATAAAGATTTTATTGAAACTTTTGGCCTAAAAATTCCTGAAGGATACTATCTAACTTTAGGAGACAATCATGCAATGAGCGCAGATAGCCGTGTTTTTGGCTTTGTACCAGAAGCTAATTTACAAGGCGCCCCTGATTGGATTATATGGCCGCCAGGACCTCGGTGGGGTACGCCTCCTCAGAAGCCCTATCCTTGGTTCAATATTCCTCGCTTGATCGTGTGGACAGTTCTTAGCCTAATTAGTATCATTTGGTATATGCTACGCTCCTATCGCTTGAAGAGACCTCTTTTTAAAAGATTATAA
- a CDS encoding SIS domain-containing protein, translated as MSNSKVLTAIRQSIQAVEKLLLPHNQAFLQQAASLIAECFSRGNKLIIAGNGGSLCDAAHFAEELTGVFRQTRPALPALVLSEPGHLTCVGNDLGYENIFSRGIEALGKPGDIFVGLTTSGNSLNIVKAFEAARLYQMQIIAFLGKTGGRLKGMADLEIVIDGFETSDRIQEAHMAAIHIIIELVENRLFYSSASALGK; from the coding sequence ATGTCTAATTCTAAGGTCCTTACGGCCATTCGGCAAAGCATTCAAGCCGTTGAAAAGCTTTTATTGCCCCATAATCAAGCTTTCCTGCAGCAGGCAGCTTCTTTGATTGCAGAGTGCTTTAGTCGGGGAAATAAATTGATTATTGCCGGCAATGGTGGTAGTTTATGTGATGCCGCACACTTTGCAGAGGAGCTTACAGGAGTTTTTCGGCAGACACGACCTGCTTTACCCGCTCTTGTTTTGTCAGAACCTGGTCATCTTACTTGCGTGGGGAATGATTTAGGCTATGAAAATATTTTTTCTCGAGGGATAGAGGCGCTGGGAAAGCCTGGCGATATCTTTGTTGGCTTGACCACTAGTGGAAATTCTTTGAATATTGTTAAAGCTTTTGAAGCTGCTCGTCTTTATCAAATGCAAATAATCGCATTCTTAGGAAAGACCGGTGGGCGGCTAAAAGGCATGGCAGATTTAGAAATAGTTATTGATGGATTTGAAACCTCTGATAGAATTCAAGAGGCACACATGGCTGCTATCCATATCATCATTGAACTGGTAGAAAATAGGCTTTTTTATTCTTCAGCATCCGCTTTAGGTAAATAA
- the lpxK gene encoding tetraacyldisaccharide 4'-kinase, which yields MLKKLELYLVDLIQGKKQGALAHIAKTLLRFLSWIYQLIIAGRNWAFDQGCCKQYHAPVPVVISIGNIVVGGTGKTPVTLMVAQAFSNDFTLAILSRGYRSKAEHLPLPVILSYGNGPVHPAAYCGDEPYLLAQNLPKAHIIVGKNRQQSSKMAVRAGAQLILLDDGMQHRKLARDYEIVVVNALDPFGQGYFLPRGFLREAVSSLSRADLIVLNHIQDKEQFQSITKEIRKFSEAPLIATKMEVAEVLDLQGQPLAELVGKKVGIFCAIAHPDYFYQTVKQLGAEPVDTEFMLDHLTFTTESLIQFCERAKAKGAEWILCTEKDRVKLDELALSGQPIGWLKMNLKIVEGKIHWEGFIEKTKHYIKRRI from the coding sequence ATGTTAAAAAAGCTAGAACTTTATTTGGTTGATCTTATTCAAGGTAAAAAGCAAGGGGCTTTGGCTCATATAGCCAAAACTTTACTTAGATTTCTTAGCTGGATTTATCAACTGATTATAGCTGGCCGCAATTGGGCGTTTGATCAAGGTTGTTGTAAGCAGTATCATGCACCTGTGCCCGTGGTGATTAGCATTGGCAATATTGTGGTTGGAGGTACTGGCAAGACTCCTGTTACCTTGATGGTGGCACAAGCTTTTTCCAATGACTTTACTCTTGCTATTTTATCGCGTGGTTATCGTTCTAAAGCCGAGCATCTTCCTTTACCTGTGATTTTAAGCTATGGCAACGGACCTGTACATCCTGCAGCTTATTGTGGGGATGAACCTTACCTTTTAGCACAGAATTTACCAAAAGCTCATATCATTGTAGGTAAAAACCGCCAGCAATCTTCCAAGATGGCGGTTAGGGCAGGAGCCCAGCTAATTTTACTAGATGATGGGATGCAGCATCGTAAATTAGCTCGCGATTATGAGATTGTGGTTGTTAATGCTTTAGATCCCTTTGGCCAGGGGTACTTTCTACCACGTGGCTTTCTGCGGGAAGCTGTTTCTTCTCTTTCTCGTGCAGATTTGATTGTCCTTAATCATATACAAGATAAAGAGCAGTTTCAGTCAATAACAAAAGAGATTCGCAAGTTTTCAGAAGCTCCGCTGATAGCCACAAAAATGGAAGTAGCAGAGGTATTGGATTTACAAGGACAGCCCTTAGCGGAGTTAGTAGGAAAAAAAGTAGGAATCTTTTGCGCAATCGCTCATCCTGATTATTTTTATCAAACTGTGAAACAATTAGGGGCAGAGCCGGTGGATACCGAATTCATGTTAGATCATTTAACTTTTACTACGGAAAGTTTAATCCAATTTTGTGAAAGAGCTAAGGCAAAGGGAGCGGAGTGGATCTTATGCACGGAAAAAGATAGGGTAAAACTTGATGAATTAGCTCTATCTGGCCAGCCAATCGGTTGGTTAAAGATGAATTTGAAAATTGTTGAAGGAAAGATTCATTGGGAGGGTTTCATAGAAAAAACCAAACACTACATTAAGCGCAGGATATAA